The genomic stretch AGGAATTACATCAAATGTCTCAATTAAATCACGCTTAGTTTGTTCAGAGATACAGATAATATGGTCAGCACGCTCAATTGCTGATCGTTTTGCATCCACAATACGCTGTTCACGCCGTGGCATCATGTGCCCAAATTTTTCATGGATCATATCATATACTGTCAATACCGTCTGGCATGACTTCGGTGCGATCCGTCGCTGGGAATAGTATGTTTCATGAACAATATTTGGTGTCTTATATTGCAGATAAGCACCAACTAATCCAGAGTTAATTAGTCTAAGAACTTGTGCAGTCTTAGGCACCGTTGGGATCTGCAATCCTCTCACAATAGATTTCTGATCACGTTTCACATAATTATTTGTGTATAAACCTGCAAGAATTTTGACATCAAAACTATCTAAACTGGCAGATCGTGAAGCTAGTTCATAAACATAACGAGTAATTCCTCCATATGGGGAAAGACAAAATGCTTGATGGTCGTAGGCTAAATTAATCATTGGTTATGAATTAGATAAAAAACAACATAAATCTCAAACACATAGCTCTAATTTATTCGAATTAATGATTCGACATAAAGACTCTATGATCCTCAAGAGTATATGATTTTCGCATTCTGCGAAATAGGAAATTACTAATGCCACCAATTTTTCCAGTCATCAGGTCAAACAATCTGGAACCAAGCATAGACTGTTTATTAGTCAGCATATGAATATTTTTATTTGAGTACAGTTTCAAAGACAGTTTCTGAGCAATAAATTCTAAAGTAGTGCGTTGATAGAATGAGATATGTTGGCCTGTTGCAAACTGGTAATACCACCAGTCCTCAGGTAAAGGCGGAGTCTCTGAGAATAGTTCTGTAGAGAAAATAATTGTTGATGAATTAGCATCTCTGAACGCACTTTCAAGAAACTCAATCGGATTAACAACATGCTCTAAAACTTCAAATGCCGTAATCGCAGAGAATGCATCAACATCGTCAGGCTTCTCAAACCCAGGTGAAAGAATATTGTTACAGTAAATATCTTGCCAATAAAAATCAAATCCTGCATCTCGCATCAATCGAGTCAAAGTACCATAACCACCTGCAACATCAAGATACTTTGCTTGCTTATCGAAATAAATTGAAAGTAGACTTACTAATTTCTTAGAGATAGCAATATTACGCGATAGCAAACCCGTATCAGCTTTAGCAATCGCGCTGCTATAGGCTTCTTCCAACCAGTACGGTGTCTCAGTTTGCAATAATCCACAATTAGAACAGTAAAAATATTCCACCTGGTGTCGGTTCAACACCTGATGACTAAAACTCAGTTCTCGTTGAGAGGAACAGACCGGGCAACAAGTAATCGACATAATAGTTCTAGACATCTAAATTACACTTGACATGACTACTTTTGATGCGGATTTTAGAAAAAGCATTGCCTCCCAAAATCACAAGCGAAAAGAAAGTCGTACATATTACTGTTGACCATGCAACACCAGCGCTACCCAAATGAGCACCAAGGAAAAATGAAAGAGCAAGATTAGAGATAGCAGTCACAGGGGCAATTAAAGTCTGTAGTTTAGTCTCAGCCAATCCATTGATCAATGTTGCTACACATCGAGCAATCGTAGTTACTACAGCAACGCAGAACATTGCAAACAATAAATCAATCGATGGAATTATATCGGGATTAAACCAAATCGCAATAATTTTTTGAGCGGATAAGAGTAGCACACCACTTAATCCAGCTGACCACAGTAAACCAAATAACAGTGACTTCTTAAATGTTTGATTAATCCACCAATAGTCACCTCTCGATTGAGCTTCACTATAGGCTGACCACAAAGGTGTAATAAAACAGGATGGAATATAACAGACCAACATAAATAGACGCAACACAATGCCATAACTTGCGACTTCGCTAGAACCAAATAGTTTGAGGACAATCAACAAATCTGTTTGGCATAAAATAAGTGCTGAGATCTGAGCAATCCACATCTGAAGGCTTTTAGATGTTAGGCTTCTCGCAATTGAAAAATCAAAGAATTCTAATCGAGGCAATAACCAAGGGTGACGGAATCGAAAAATATGCACCGCTGCAAACACATCACCTAATAGCTGCATACCAAAAAAAGAAATAATTAGCCAAGGCAAGTCAGCCTTAAAATGGATAGCGATAGTAATTGCTGCGAACGATAAAAAATTACTTAAGGCATACCACAACTCATACAAATACCCTTCCTGGTAAGCATTGCAAACACGAGAGGGAATTGTTAGTGGCAACTTCAGCACAAAAATCACTAAGCAAATTAAAATTGCTGATTGCACTTCTTGACTATTGCTTAGAGATTTGAGGTTAAGCATTAAATCCCAAGGGAGCATAGCGTAGATCGACAAGGATATTAATAACAGCCCTAGTGAAATTAATATAATTAGAAAAAAAACACTCGATAGTGCCGATTGAGCACTACGACGATCATGTCGAGTATCTGCAGAAGACAGTGCATTAATCAAGCTATTGGATAGTCCTAAATCTGCCATACTGACCCAAGTCAGTAATGTCCCTAAGATCAGCCAAAGTCCGAACCGTTCAGCACCTAGGTATTGAGCAGTTAACGGCAACACCAAAAAACCGACAAGTGTTGAGAAACCTCTTACTAATAATTTGCTGACTCCAGTCATACCAGCACGATGCAACCGGCCTTTGGGTATGAACAGCTGAATCAGACGACTGGAAGCTTTTTTTTGCATTAACCTTTACACCCATTTACCAGGAACTGCCAATCAGAACACGATTTCCAGGATCATTATTCCAGGAGCACTTGCGTGGACAGTGTAAGTAATACTGCTGAGTGTACCCTTCAAGAAAATACTGATTTTTCTGAAGGGTGCATACAAAGAAACCAGTAATCATACGGATTACAGCTCATAACCTACGATTCACAAAATAACAGCAATGAACACCTCGGAAGCCAGCAGACGATGCAGCATTTCGCTCCGCCCATATACGGCACAGTTCGCCCAATAACTCCTTTCGGGTTAGATGATGTCTAACGGACGCAGCAGGTTGCAGGGAACAGACTTAAGGAGATTGAAAAACATGATTAAGTTTGACTAATACATCGACATTAATTCTTCTGCAACTGCATTAACGTTTGAATTCCCGCTTCCGCCGTATCCATAATTTGATTCAACTGCGATCGACTAAAACTCCCCGCTTCCGCCGTTCCCTGCGCTTCGATAATCCCACCGGCTTCATTCAT from Romeriopsis navalis LEGE 11480 encodes the following:
- a CDS encoding lipopolysaccharide biosynthesis protein, with protein sequence MQKKASSRLIQLFIPKGRLHRAGMTGVSKLLVRGFSTLVGFLVLPLTAQYLGAERFGLWLILGTLLTWVSMADLGLSNSLINALSSADTRHDRRSAQSALSSVFFLIILISLGLLLISLSIYAMLPWDLMLNLKSLSNSQEVQSAILICLVIFVLKLPLTIPSRVCNAYQEGYLYELWYALSNFLSFAAITIAIHFKADLPWLIISFFGMQLLGDVFAAVHIFRFRHPWLLPRLEFFDFSIARSLTSKSLQMWIAQISALILCQTDLLIVLKLFGSSEVASYGIVLRLFMLVCYIPSCFITPLWSAYSEAQSRGDYWWINQTFKKSLLFGLLWSAGLSGVLLLSAQKIIAIWFNPDIIPSIDLLFAMFCVAVVTTIARCVATLINGLAETKLQTLIAPVTAISNLALSFFLGAHLGSAGVAWSTVICTTFFSLVILGGNAFSKIRIKSSHVKCNLDV
- a CDS encoding class I SAM-dependent methyltransferase, with protein sequence MEYFYCSNCGLLQTETPYWLEEAYSSAIAKADTGLLSRNIAISKKLVSLLSIYFDKQAKYLDVAGGYGTLTRLMRDAGFDFYWQDIYCNNILSPGFEKPDDVDAFSAITAFEVLEHVVNPIEFLESAFRDANSSTIIFSTELFSETPPLPEDWWYYQFATGQHISFYQRTTLEFIAQKLSLKLYSNKNIHMLTNKQSMLGSRLFDLMTGKIGGISNFLFRRMRKSYTLEDHRVFMSNH